Proteins encoded in a region of the Saccharothrix ecbatanensis genome:
- a CDS encoding beta-galactosidase encodes MVPHPAPRWLRRPHSAAAQLAFGADYNPEQWPAEVWADDIRAMRAAGVNIVSLGIFSWARIQPSRDVHDFAWLDTVMDLLHAGGIAVDLATATASPPPWLTAEHPEVLPVDRNGATVWPGARQHWRPTSPVFREHALRLVRTMAERYADHAALAAWHVSNELGCHNIYDYSDDAARAFRTWLRARYGTLDGLNSAWGTAFWSQHYSDWDHVLPPRQAAAHPNPTQQLDFKRFSSDALKDYLRAERDVLRAVTPDVPVTTNFMVMRGIKGMDYADWAHEVDFVSNDHYVHPGPQALDELSFSANLTGNLAPGRPWFLMEHSTSAVNWQPVNLAKRPGELARDSLTNVAHGADAVCFFQWRQSVAGAEKYHSAMLPHAGEDSEVYRSVAELGRTLRELGPVAGSVRRPARAAIVFDWQSWWASEQDSHPTSRLDYRQEALDWYSAFLDLGVRVDVVPVDTPLDGYDVVIAPVLHVVPATLAQRLTAYVAGGGHLAVTYFSGIVDENDHVWPGGYPGALRELLGIRIEEFGPLPDDRRVDLDNGTTGTMWTDRIDVTAAEVEVLAWYKSGDHAGRAAITRRVTATGSATYVSTRLGATGLRPVLTEILDAAAVHSELPVEVRGLVELAVRGDHDTTFWFLINRTDEPVEVSEPGGDIVIGPDVAAGQPLALPPRAVAVLRRPTE; translated from the coding sequence GTGGTTCCTCACCCCGCGCCTCGCTGGCTGCGCCGGCCGCACTCCGCCGCGGCGCAGCTGGCCTTCGGCGCCGACTACAACCCGGAACAGTGGCCTGCCGAGGTCTGGGCCGACGACATCCGGGCGATGCGGGCGGCCGGGGTGAACATCGTCTCGCTGGGGATCTTCTCGTGGGCCCGGATCCAGCCCTCCCGGGACGTCCACGACTTCGCCTGGCTCGACACCGTGATGGACCTGCTGCACGCGGGAGGCATCGCCGTGGACCTCGCCACGGCGACCGCCTCGCCGCCGCCCTGGTTGACCGCCGAACACCCGGAAGTCCTTCCGGTCGACCGGAACGGCGCGACCGTGTGGCCGGGCGCGCGCCAGCACTGGCGGCCCACCTCGCCCGTCTTCCGCGAGCACGCGCTGCGGTTGGTTCGCACCATGGCCGAGAGGTACGCGGACCACGCGGCGCTGGCGGCCTGGCACGTGTCCAATGAGTTGGGCTGCCACAACATCTACGACTACTCCGACGATGCGGCGCGTGCGTTCCGAACGTGGCTGCGGGCTCGTTACGGCACGTTGGACGGCCTGAACTCCGCCTGGGGAACGGCTTTCTGGTCGCAGCACTACAGCGACTGGGACCACGTCCTGCCTCCCCGGCAGGCGGCGGCACACCCGAACCCGACCCAGCAGCTGGACTTCAAGCGCTTCTCCTCCGACGCCCTGAAGGACTACCTGCGGGCGGAGCGCGATGTCCTGAGGGCCGTCACCCCCGACGTGCCGGTCACGACCAACTTCATGGTCATGCGCGGCATCAAGGGCATGGACTACGCGGACTGGGCGCACGAGGTCGACTTCGTCTCCAACGACCACTACGTGCACCCCGGACCGCAGGCGCTCGACGAGCTGTCGTTCTCGGCGAACCTGACCGGCAACCTGGCTCCGGGACGCCCGTGGTTCCTGATGGAGCACTCGACCAGCGCCGTCAACTGGCAGCCGGTCAACCTCGCGAAACGGCCGGGCGAACTGGCCCGCGACTCGCTGACCAACGTGGCCCACGGCGCCGACGCGGTGTGCTTCTTCCAGTGGCGGCAGTCGGTGGCCGGCGCGGAGAAGTACCACTCCGCGATGTTGCCGCACGCCGGCGAGGACAGCGAGGTCTACCGATCCGTCGCCGAACTCGGCCGGACCCTGCGGGAACTCGGTCCCGTCGCGGGTTCGGTGCGCCGCCCGGCGCGTGCCGCCATCGTGTTCGACTGGCAGTCGTGGTGGGCGTCCGAACAGGACTCCCACCCGACCTCCCGCTTGGACTACCGGCAGGAAGCGCTCGACTGGTACTCGGCCTTCCTCGACCTCGGCGTCCGCGTCGACGTGGTGCCCGTGGACACGCCGCTCGACGGGTACGACGTCGTCATCGCGCCGGTGCTGCACGTCGTTCCGGCGACGCTGGCCCAGCGCCTGACCGCGTACGTCGCCGGTGGGGGACACCTCGCCGTGACGTACTTCTCCGGCATCGTCGACGAGAACGACCACGTCTGGCCGGGCGGCTACCCCGGCGCGCTGCGGGAACTGCTGGGCATCCGGATCGAGGAGTTCGGGCCGCTGCCCGACGACCGGCGGGTGGACCTGGACAACGGCACGACGGGCACGATGTGGACGGACCGCATCGACGTCACGGCGGCCGAGGTGGAGGTTCTCGCCTGGTACAAGTCCGGCGACCACGCGGGCCGAGCCGCGATCACCAGGCGGGTCACGGCGACCGGATCGGCCACGTACGTCTCCACCCGCCTCGGGGCAACGGGCCTGCGTCCGGTGCTGACCGAGATCCTGGACGCAGCCGCCGTCCACAGTGAACTCCCGGTGGAAGTCCGAGGCCTGGTCGAGCTGGCCGTCCGCGGTGACCACGACACCACCTTCTGGTTCCTGATCAACCGCACCGACGAACCGGTCGAGGTCTCCGAGCCGGGCGGAGACATCGTGATCGGCCCTGACGTGGCGGCCGGACAACCGCTTGCCCTCCCACCTCGTGCGGTCGCCGTTCTACGACGTCCCACCGAGTAA
- a CDS encoding RICIN domain-containing protein: MALRGILAAGVLVGSAVIGVPQASAANPIIPDRFVADPSAHVFNGRVHLYLTDDQTNSGTYWDSKSWRSYSSSNLVDWTDHGDVFSIAGFSWASRYAWAPGAAERNGRYYLYLPVDRTKIGVAVSSSPTGPFTDARGNPLVDQARDTNVGDEPIDPMIFTDSDGSSYMYFGTRTPKVVRLGADMVSTSGPITDVRVTGSTVYGEAPHLHKVGSTYYFTYSTGWPGQIHYATGTSPLGPFTYRGVVLDYVNVSTNHQSIVQYQGEWYIAYHKNARTGGGGYKRSVVMDRLHHNADGTIRTVVQTAGGVGPFSTFTAQHSGLRLDTSGSSVRQATASTAQAQHWQFRAKPGGYVEVINRATGSCLDVSSSSTADGASVLQYGCHGGNNQQWTVRQLDATTVSLANRASGKCLDVPSSSTASGTLLIQWTCNGGTNQRWRQAPA, translated from the coding sequence ATGGCCCTCCGCGGCATCCTTGCCGCCGGTGTGCTCGTGGGTTCCGCGGTGATCGGCGTGCCACAGGCGAGCGCCGCGAACCCGATCATCCCCGACCGGTTCGTCGCGGACCCGTCCGCGCACGTGTTCAACGGACGGGTGCACCTCTACCTCACCGACGACCAGACCAACAGCGGCACCTACTGGGACTCGAAGTCGTGGCGGTCCTACTCGTCGTCGAACCTGGTGGACTGGACCGACCACGGCGACGTGTTCTCGATCGCGGGCTTCTCCTGGGCGAGCCGGTACGCCTGGGCGCCCGGCGCGGCGGAGCGGAACGGCCGCTACTACCTCTACCTCCCCGTCGACCGCACGAAGATCGGTGTGGCGGTCTCGTCGTCCCCGACGGGTCCGTTCACCGACGCCCGCGGCAACCCGCTCGTCGACCAGGCCCGGGACACGAACGTCGGCGACGAGCCCATCGACCCGATGATCTTCACCGACAGCGACGGTTCGTCCTACATGTACTTCGGCACGAGGACGCCGAAGGTGGTGCGGTTGGGCGCCGACATGGTGTCCACGTCCGGACCGATCACCGACGTCCGGGTGACCGGCTCGACGGTGTACGGCGAGGCGCCTCACCTGCACAAGGTAGGCAGCACCTACTACTTCACCTACTCGACCGGCTGGCCGGGCCAGATCCACTACGCCACCGGCACGTCACCACTGGGCCCGTTCACCTATCGCGGCGTCGTCCTGGACTACGTCAACGTGAGCACGAACCACCAGTCGATCGTGCAGTACCAGGGGGAGTGGTACATCGCCTACCACAAGAACGCCCGCACCGGCGGCGGCGGGTACAAGAGGTCGGTCGTGATGGATCGCCTGCACCACAACGCGGACGGCACGATCCGCACGGTGGTGCAGACCGCGGGCGGTGTGGGTCCGTTCTCGACGTTCACCGCGCAGCACAGCGGCCTCAGGCTCGACACCTCGGGTTCGTCGGTCCGGCAGGCGACCGCGTCGACCGCGCAGGCGCAGCACTGGCAGTTCCGCGCCAAGCCGGGCGGTTACGTCGAGGTGATCAACCGGGCCACCGGCTCGTGCCTGGACGTGTCGAGCAGTTCGACCGCGGACGGCGCGAGCGTGTTGCAGTACGGCTGCCACGGCGGCAACAACCAGCAGTGGACGGTGCGTCAGCTCGACGCGACCACCGTGTCACTCGCCAACCGCGCAAGCGGCAAGTGCCTCGACGTCCCCTCGTCCAGCACGGCCAGCGGCACCTTGCTCATCCAGTGGACCTGCAACGGCGGCACGAACCAGCGTTGGCGCCAGGCGCCTGCCTGA
- a CDS encoding sugar kinase: MIDAVVLGETMMSLRSTGGWRLGSTATTSIAGAESTVAIGLSRLGHTTRWVGRVGADEPGELVLRTLRAEEVDTSAAVRDEDAPTGLILFEQRTPDVTRVLYHRRGSAGSRLTAQDALTGLTGGTRLLHVTGITPALGPGPLAAVHAAVDHVRESGGLVSFDVNHRSLLWSAREASRVLTPLARKASVLIGSPAELDLVGGGDHVVTKLGADGARVRTPDGSWTAPAYRVRVVDPVGAGDAFTAGYLSGVLDGLPPADCLARGNATGAFAVMTTGDWEGLPTRAELPLLDLDRGSTLR, translated from the coding sequence GTGATCGACGCCGTCGTGCTCGGCGAGACCATGATGTCGCTGCGGTCGACCGGTGGCTGGCGGCTCGGCTCGACCGCCACCACGTCGATCGCCGGAGCCGAGAGCACCGTGGCCATCGGCCTGTCCCGCTTGGGGCACACCACCCGCTGGGTGGGCCGCGTCGGCGCGGACGAACCCGGCGAACTGGTGCTGCGCACACTCCGGGCCGAGGAAGTCGACACCTCGGCCGCGGTCCGGGACGAGGACGCGCCCACCGGGCTGATCCTGTTCGAGCAACGGACACCGGACGTCACCCGCGTCCTGTACCACCGCCGCGGGTCCGCCGGCTCGCGCCTGACCGCGCAGGACGCGCTCACCGGGTTGACCGGCGGCACGCGACTGCTCCACGTCACCGGCATCACCCCCGCGCTGGGCCCCGGGCCGCTGGCCGCGGTGCACGCCGCCGTCGACCACGTGCGCGAGTCGGGCGGCCTCGTGTCGTTCGACGTCAACCACCGCAGCCTCCTGTGGTCCGCGCGCGAAGCGTCACGGGTGCTCACGCCTCTCGCGCGCAAGGCGTCCGTGCTCATCGGATCGCCGGCCGAACTCGACCTCGTCGGCGGCGGCGACCACGTCGTCACCAAGCTCGGCGCGGACGGGGCGCGGGTCCGCACCCCCGACGGCAGCTGGACCGCCCCGGCGTACCGCGTGCGAGTGGTGGACCCCGTCGGCGCGGGCGACGCGTTCACCGCCGGCTACCTGTCCGGCGTGCTCGACGGACTGCCCCCGGCGGACTGCCTGGCGCGGGGCAACGCCACCGGCGCCTTCGCCGTCATGACGACCGGCGATTGGGAAGGGCTTCCGACCCGGGCCGAGCTGCCGCTGCTGGACCTGGATCGCGGCTCGACCCTGCGCTGA
- a CDS encoding bifunctional 4-hydroxy-2-oxoglutarate aldolase/2-dehydro-3-deoxy-phosphogluconate aldolase yields MRLIEALRAHRLMAIIRGDDPVTCERIAAVLVDNGISVLEVSLTSTDALEVIERVAAAVGPDVHVGAGTVLTADDARRARDSGATFTVTPALGEGVRASVELGLPVLAGALTPTEVLAAHRAGATAVKVFPASSLGPGHVAALRAPFPDIPLVPVGGIGVDDVARYLDAGAVAVGVGAPLTGGDPTGLAARVRSFLANASRS; encoded by the coding sequence ATGCGGCTGATCGAGGCACTGCGCGCCCACCGGCTCATGGCGATCATCCGCGGGGACGACCCCGTGACCTGCGAGCGCATCGCCGCCGTGCTGGTGGACAACGGCATCTCCGTGCTGGAGGTGTCCCTGACCTCCACCGACGCGCTCGAGGTGATCGAACGGGTCGCCGCCGCGGTCGGCCCGGACGTCCACGTCGGTGCGGGCACCGTCCTGACCGCGGACGACGCTCGCCGGGCGCGGGACTCGGGTGCGACCTTCACCGTGACCCCGGCGCTGGGGGAGGGCGTGCGCGCTTCGGTCGAGCTTGGACTTCCTGTCCTGGCGGGAGCGCTGACCCCCACCGAAGTCCTCGCCGCGCACCGTGCGGGAGCCACCGCGGTCAAGGTCTTCCCGGCTTCCTCGCTCGGACCGGGGCACGTCGCCGCGCTGCGTGCGCCGTTCCCCGACATCCCGCTCGTCCCGGTGGGCGGTATCGGCGTCGATGACGTGGCGCGGTACCTCGACGCGGGCGCCGTCGCGGTCGGGGTCGGCGCACCTCTCACGGGCGGCGACCCGACGGGCCTGGCGGCACGGGTCCGGTCGTTCCTGGCGAACGCGAGCCGGTCGTGA
- the dgoD gene encoding galactonate dehydratase, with translation MKITAVETFLVPPRWLFCRVSTDEGVTGWGEPVVEGRAETVRTAVAELSDLLVGADPGRIEDLWQLMTKSAFYRGGPVLSSAAAGIDQALWDILGKSLGVPVHQLLGGAVRDRVRVYGWIGGDEPAEVADAAAAQVAAGLTAVKVNASGRMSPVPTRAETAAVVDRVAAVREVIGDDRDVAVDFHGRFTTAAALRVLPELAPLHPLFVEEPVLPEHRERLADVVRASPVPIACGERLYSRADFLPALRAGVAVVQPDLSHAGGISEVRRIASLAEVHDALLAPHCPLGPIALAASLQVAFATPNFLIQEQSIGIHYNTGTELLDYVLDRAPFTFHDGAVRRWDAPGLGIEVDEDAVRRADAVGHRWRPPVWRHADGSFAEW, from the coding sequence TTGAAGATCACCGCCGTCGAGACCTTCCTGGTCCCGCCCCGCTGGTTGTTCTGCCGCGTCAGCACCGACGAGGGCGTCACCGGCTGGGGTGAACCGGTCGTGGAGGGGCGCGCGGAGACGGTGCGCACGGCCGTCGCGGAGCTGTCCGACCTGCTCGTCGGCGCCGACCCGGGCCGCATCGAGGACCTGTGGCAGCTGATGACCAAATCCGCGTTCTACCGCGGCGGCCCGGTCCTCTCCAGCGCCGCCGCCGGCATCGACCAGGCCCTGTGGGACATCCTCGGCAAGTCGCTGGGCGTGCCCGTGCACCAGCTGCTCGGCGGCGCGGTCCGCGACCGGGTCCGGGTCTACGGCTGGATCGGCGGCGACGAGCCCGCCGAGGTCGCCGACGCCGCCGCCGCGCAGGTCGCCGCCGGGCTGACCGCCGTGAAGGTCAACGCGAGCGGTCGGATGAGCCCCGTGCCCACCCGCGCCGAGACCGCCGCCGTCGTGGACCGCGTCGCCGCCGTGCGTGAGGTCATCGGCGACGACCGCGACGTGGCGGTGGACTTCCACGGTCGCTTCACCACCGCCGCCGCGCTGCGGGTGCTGCCCGAGCTGGCGCCGCTGCACCCGCTGTTCGTGGAGGAACCCGTCCTGCCCGAGCACCGCGAGCGCCTCGCCGACGTGGTCCGGGCAAGTCCGGTGCCCATCGCCTGCGGCGAGCGCCTGTACTCACGGGCCGACTTCCTGCCCGCGCTGCGTGCCGGCGTGGCGGTGGTGCAGCCCGATTTGTCCCACGCCGGCGGCATCTCCGAGGTGCGGCGCATCGCCTCGCTGGCCGAGGTGCACGACGCGCTCCTGGCGCCGCACTGCCCGCTGGGGCCGATCGCGCTGGCCGCCAGCCTCCAGGTCGCCTTCGCCACCCCCAACTTCCTGATCCAGGAGCAGAGCATCGGCATCCACTACAACACCGGCACGGAACTGCTCGACTACGTGCTCGACCGCGCCCCGTTCACCTTCCACGACGGTGCCGTGCGCCGCTGGGACGCCCCTGGCCTGGGGATCGAGGTCGACGAGGACGCGGTGCGCCGGGCGGACGCGGTGGGGCACCGGTGGCGACCGCCGGTGTGGCGGCACGCGGACGGGTCGTTCGCGGAATGGTGA
- a CDS encoding FadR/GntR family transcriptional regulator: protein MARYTGRGVHYQVVQDIGSRIVSGQYAPGDVLDLRALGAELDVSLTVLREALKVLTGKGLVDARQKRGTFVRPRTAWNLLDNDVIDWRIDGGDADRVLRDLADLRSVIEPAVAHRAALRRTDADLEALDAALAAMASAGGDPAAAAEADAAFHRALLTATGNELFARMDLLLEPGLRARDRLVHAHSGADDPVPSHRAVLDGVRDGDAPRAELAMLDLLAKALEDIDTMAARAEHR from the coding sequence ATGGCGCGCTACACCGGCCGCGGCGTGCACTACCAAGTCGTGCAGGACATCGGCTCGCGCATCGTGAGCGGGCAGTACGCGCCCGGTGACGTCCTGGACCTCCGGGCGCTCGGTGCGGAGCTGGACGTCAGCCTCACGGTGCTGCGCGAGGCGCTGAAGGTGTTGACCGGCAAGGGTCTCGTGGACGCGAGGCAGAAGCGCGGCACCTTCGTGCGCCCCCGCACGGCGTGGAACCTGCTCGACAACGACGTGATCGACTGGCGCATCGACGGCGGCGACGCCGACCGGGTCCTGCGCGACCTGGCGGACCTGAGGTCGGTCATCGAACCCGCGGTCGCCCACCGCGCGGCCCTGCGGCGCACCGACGCGGATCTGGAAGCCCTCGACGCCGCGTTGGCGGCCATGGCCTCGGCCGGTGGCGACCCCGCGGCAGCCGCGGAAGCCGACGCGGCCTTCCACCGCGCCCTGCTCACCGCCACCGGCAACGAGCTTTTCGCCCGGATGGACCTGCTCCTGGAACCCGGCCTGCGCGCCCGCGACCGGCTGGTGCACGCCCACTCGGGCGCCGACGACCCCGTGCCCAGCCACCGGGCCGTGCTCGACGGCGTGCGCGACGGCGACGCGCCGCGCGCCGAACTGGCCATGCTCGACCTGCTGGCCAAGGCGTTGGAGGACATCGACACCATGGCCGCCCGTGCGGAGCACCGGTGA
- a CDS encoding RICIN domain-containing protein, whose translation MKWLTRAVIAVMGAGLLALPAVPGQAVSPTPRTLYQLPSNAQCTKGLGNCAIYSKAAALPSGRLVAGFERALVGPTGTAVGQVIPVYRSDDDGTTWQPLSEVRAPAYMSSNPAHAKYTSNWGSPFFYVLPQNVGSLSAGTLLLSTTVTGEDHYYTEQKAANPNWVPTNDGDRRDMATALYSSTDQGASWTFLNIITTAGWQGGSAGAIGQRIARANTYRQVDPVWEPYLMVYNNQLVAYYSDENDFTGYNTSTGVLTMRADNATAGDSHGQVIAHRTWNGNSSSPWSAPVLDVAGYTHSVGGVNQIGGGRPGMPNVVPTTDGRWMMTYEYFGGGDNVRYKISSNPLDFFSVGGEAGTNISALPVTAGSPALTTGGSPVVIRLPDGRLMFNASGSGDVWVNPSGSSTGAWTRQHTTIDAGYFRNLTHVPRTGRVLILSGAGTIRHADIDFGRSAGAYYKLVNRQSGKVLDAFGADLADGANLVQWADNGGFNQHWHVTDIGGGYRSLLNRNSGRAVSIYGASTADAARAAQWVQNLAPDQAFTLEPVGAYYEIRARHSGKLLSVGGGSTADGAEVIQWPDENRLEQQWSLVQVAG comes from the coding sequence ATGAAGTGGCTCACAAGGGCCGTGATCGCAGTGATGGGGGCGGGCCTGCTGGCCTTGCCGGCCGTCCCCGGCCAAGCCGTCAGCCCGACACCTCGAACGCTCTACCAACTGCCGTCGAACGCGCAGTGCACCAAGGGTCTCGGCAACTGCGCGATCTACTCCAAGGCGGCGGCGCTCCCGAGCGGACGCCTGGTCGCCGGTTTCGAGAGGGCGCTCGTCGGCCCCACCGGAACGGCGGTCGGGCAGGTCATCCCGGTGTACCGCAGTGACGACGACGGCACGACGTGGCAGCCGCTGTCCGAAGTCCGGGCGCCGGCGTACATGTCGAGCAACCCCGCGCACGCGAAGTACACGAGCAACTGGGGGAGCCCGTTCTTCTACGTCCTGCCCCAGAACGTCGGCAGCCTGAGCGCCGGCACGTTGCTGCTGTCGACGACGGTGACGGGTGAGGACCACTACTACACCGAGCAGAAGGCCGCGAACCCGAACTGGGTGCCGACGAACGACGGCGACCGCCGTGACATGGCGACCGCCCTGTACTCCAGCACGGACCAGGGCGCGTCCTGGACCTTCCTCAACATCATCACCACCGCCGGTTGGCAGGGCGGCAGCGCCGGGGCCATCGGTCAGCGCATCGCGCGCGCCAACACCTACCGCCAGGTCGACCCCGTGTGGGAGCCGTACCTGATGGTGTACAACAACCAACTGGTCGCGTACTACTCGGACGAGAACGACTTCACCGGCTACAACACCTCGACCGGTGTGCTGACCATGCGGGCCGACAACGCCACGGCAGGGGACTCGCACGGGCAGGTCATCGCCCACCGCACCTGGAACGGCAACTCGTCCAGTCCCTGGAGCGCGCCCGTGCTCGACGTCGCGGGGTACACCCACAGCGTCGGCGGGGTCAACCAGATCGGCGGCGGACGTCCGGGCATGCCGAACGTCGTCCCGACCACCGACGGCCGGTGGATGATGACGTACGAGTACTTCGGCGGCGGCGACAACGTGCGCTACAAGATCTCGTCCAACCCGCTGGACTTCTTCTCCGTCGGTGGTGAGGCGGGCACCAACATCAGCGCACTCCCGGTCACGGCTGGGTCTCCGGCACTCACGACGGGCGGAAGCCCGGTCGTCATCCGGCTTCCCGACGGCAGGCTGATGTTCAACGCGTCAGGCAGCGGTGACGTCTGGGTCAACCCGAGCGGCAGCAGCACGGGGGCCTGGACGCGGCAGCACACCACCATCGACGCGGGCTACTTCCGCAACCTGACGCACGTGCCCCGCACCGGCCGAGTGCTGATCCTGTCGGGCGCGGGCACCATTCGGCACGCCGACATCGACTTCGGACGTTCCGCCGGGGCGTACTACAAGCTGGTCAACCGGCAGAGCGGCAAGGTGCTCGACGCGTTCGGCGCCGACCTGGCCGACGGCGCGAACCTCGTGCAGTGGGCGGACAACGGCGGCTTCAACCAGCACTGGCACGTGACCGACATCGGTGGCGGCTACCGGTCGCTCCTCAACCGCAACAGCGGCCGCGCCGTGTCCATCTACGGAGCGAGCACCGCCGACGCCGCGAGGGCCGCGCAGTGGGTGCAGAACCTGGCGCCCGACCAGGCTTTCACGCTCGAACCGGTCGGCGCCTACTACGAGATCCGCGCCCGTCACAGCGGCAAGCTGCTCAGCGTCGGTGGCGGATCGACCGCCGACGGCGCGGAGGTCATCCAGTGGCCGGACGAGAACCGGCTCGAACAGCAGTGGTCGCTGGTCCAGGTGGCCGGCTGA
- a CDS encoding LacI family DNA-binding transcriptional regulator → MSAAETPPGATPPPDPPTRRGRAKRAVSIGDVARLAGVSSQTVSRVSTGHPRVIPSTRERVLSAMKELGYRPNSAARALRMGEFRTIGVVLFTLSSTGNSRTVEAIADHAAAEGYAITLIPVARPTQDDVLGAFTRLEELAVDGVVVIMEVHLLDTATVTLPPGVQLVVVDSDAGDHYAVVDSDQYDGARQAVRHLLDLGHRTVWHVAGPTGSFAAERRAEAWRTTLKEAGRRVPRIEQGDWSAASGYEAGLRLAEQPRCTAVFAANDQMALGVLRAFHEHGRSVPDDVSVVGFDDIPDSAFFIPPLTTVHQDFAEVGRRCVQRLLQQIRREATDADAGLVPTQLVVRHSAAPPRRAR, encoded by the coding sequence ATGAGCGCCGCAGAGACCCCGCCCGGAGCGACACCTCCACCGGATCCGCCCACGAGGAGAGGTCGTGCGAAACGCGCGGTCTCCATCGGTGACGTGGCGCGACTGGCCGGCGTCTCGTCGCAGACGGTGTCCCGGGTTTCCACCGGTCACCCGCGGGTGATCCCGTCGACCCGTGAACGCGTGCTCTCCGCCATGAAAGAGCTGGGCTACCGGCCGAACAGCGCCGCACGGGCGCTGAGGATGGGCGAGTTCCGGACCATCGGCGTCGTGCTGTTCACCCTGTCCAGCACCGGCAACAGCCGCACGGTCGAGGCGATCGCCGACCACGCCGCCGCCGAGGGCTACGCGATCACGCTCATCCCCGTCGCGCGGCCGACCCAGGACGACGTCCTCGGAGCGTTCACCCGCCTGGAAGAGCTCGCGGTGGACGGTGTCGTCGTGATCATGGAGGTGCACCTGTTGGACACCGCCACGGTGACGCTGCCACCCGGTGTGCAGCTGGTCGTGGTCGACTCCGACGCGGGAGACCACTACGCGGTGGTCGACAGCGACCAGTACGACGGCGCCCGGCAGGCCGTTCGCCACCTGCTGGACCTGGGGCACCGCACGGTCTGGCACGTCGCCGGCCCGACCGGGTCATTCGCCGCCGAACGCCGTGCCGAGGCGTGGCGCACGACCCTCAAGGAGGCCGGCCGCCGCGTTCCGCGCATCGAGCAGGGCGACTGGTCGGCCGCGTCCGGCTACGAGGCCGGTCTGCGACTGGCCGAGCAGCCGCGGTGCACCGCCGTGTTCGCCGCCAACGACCAGATGGCGTTGGGCGTCCTGCGGGCCTTCCACGAGCACGGCCGCAGCGTGCCCGACGACGTGAGCGTGGTCGGGTTCGACGACATCCCCGACTCGGCCTTCTTCATCCCACCGCTGACCACGGTCCACCAGGACTTCGCCGAAGTGGGGCGGCGTTGCGTCCAGCGCCTGCTCCAGCAGATCCGCCGCGAAGCAACCGACGCCGACGCGGGCCTGGTTCCGACCCAGTTGGTCGTTCGCCACAGCGCAGCGCCGCCCCGCCGCGCGCGGTGA
- a CDS encoding SDR family NAD(P)-dependent oxidoreductase: protein MTGPLTGRVAVVTGAANGIGAATAHRLARDGAAVALLDVSPEADAVASAITAAGGRAIALRCDVSSEADWADAVRACRERLGAVDVLVGNAYTVDVRPAHETTAQSWERQLAVNLTGAFLGVRECLPDLRRDRRGAIVLVSSVHALFGLPGRAAYASTKAGLTGLARQLAVEYGAEVRVNAVLPGPVLTAAWDDIGEDERRASAEQTVVRRLGRPEEVAAVIAFLVGDDASFVTGASVPVDGGWSVYKTSS from the coding sequence GTGACCGGGCCGCTGACCGGCCGCGTGGCCGTGGTGACCGGCGCGGCCAACGGCATCGGCGCGGCCACCGCGCACCGGCTGGCCCGTGACGGCGCGGCCGTCGCCCTGCTGGACGTCTCGCCGGAGGCCGACGCCGTGGCGTCCGCGATCACCGCCGCGGGCGGACGTGCGATCGCCCTGCGCTGCGACGTCAGTTCGGAGGCCGACTGGGCCGACGCCGTGCGGGCCTGCCGCGAACGGCTGGGAGCGGTCGACGTGCTGGTGGGCAACGCCTACACCGTCGACGTGCGCCCGGCTCACGAGACCACGGCGCAGTCCTGGGAACGGCAGCTCGCGGTCAACCTCACCGGCGCTTTCCTCGGTGTCCGCGAGTGCCTGCCCGACCTGCGGCGCGACCGGCGTGGCGCGATCGTGCTGGTCTCCTCCGTGCACGCCCTGTTCGGACTGCCCGGCCGTGCCGCCTACGCCTCCACAAAGGCCGGCCTCACCGGGCTGGCCCGCCAGCTGGCCGTCGAGTACGGCGCCGAGGTCCGGGTCAACGCCGTGCTGCCCGGTCCCGTGCTGACCGCCGCGTGGGACGACATCGGCGAGGACGAGCGGCGTGCCAGCGCCGAGCAGACCGTCGTGCGGCGTCTGGGTCGTCCCGAGGAGGTGGCCGCCGTGATCGCCTTCCTGGTCGGCGACGACGCCTCGTTCGTCACCGGCGCCTCGGTGCCGGTCGACGGCGGGTGGAGCGTCTACAAGACCTCGTCCTGA